From the genome of Arthrobacter alpinus, one region includes:
- a CDS encoding NERD domain-containing protein — protein sequence MRCIPPEPDFAEGQLAEKAVWVALKASLPDDVVLAHSVQARHGRAEHEIDILVLWPGVGMAAIEVKGGLVTNEHGQWFQSGGKDGKHRLQDPLAQSQGSMHAFKEWITDQTGSKMTSRFAYLAAFPYSAVPQDWVKSGNPRTIILDHADCKNPAEKIRHAIETEGGGTVPLAPSYLERIIPWLEGNLEQSQGSAAGYAEEEHQQDHLTERQAVLITATRSLPRIRFTGGAGSGKTWLAVEKARELCKSGKRVGLFCYNKGLGLYLSNQVAHWRSARPAFTGEFHEYVLSLGVPAGIGQDYFDIEMPRMLKELATALPADEKFDAIIVDEAQDFAPEWWDALRECLRHPDSSEIYAFMDDGQDVYKRWDSAMALKDLVPIHIDDNLRNTKKIAETFKSFAGEKFTPRGSTGLAVRRVECSPEDAMDVASDCVDALINDGWANNQIALLTTNSRHPIHLGYFQDNTIDEYWREFHANEGEFYGHVLGFKGLERSVVILCVNGFKEMESAAERLYVGLSRARTLLVVVGDSEQLREAGGNQLGLALSRAQKWDPTAR from the coding sequence TTGCGTTGTATTCCACCAGAACCGGACTTCGCCGAGGGCCAGCTTGCCGAGAAGGCGGTCTGGGTTGCCCTGAAGGCCAGCCTGCCCGACGACGTCGTCCTAGCCCACTCAGTCCAGGCCCGACACGGCCGCGCCGAGCATGAGATCGACATCCTGGTGCTCTGGCCAGGGGTGGGAATGGCGGCGATTGAGGTCAAGGGCGGACTCGTGACCAACGAGCACGGCCAATGGTTCCAGTCCGGAGGGAAGGACGGTAAACACAGACTCCAGGACCCGTTGGCCCAGTCTCAAGGATCGATGCACGCGTTCAAGGAATGGATCACAGACCAAACCGGCTCAAAAATGACCAGCCGCTTCGCCTACCTGGCCGCGTTCCCCTACTCCGCGGTCCCCCAAGATTGGGTCAAATCCGGAAACCCTCGCACAATCATCCTGGACCATGCCGACTGCAAGAATCCGGCCGAGAAGATCCGTCACGCGATCGAGACCGAAGGCGGCGGCACTGTCCCGTTGGCGCCGTCGTACTTGGAGCGCATCATCCCCTGGCTCGAGGGCAATCTCGAACAGTCCCAGGGCAGTGCGGCTGGATACGCGGAAGAAGAACACCAGCAGGACCACCTGACCGAGCGGCAGGCGGTTTTAATCACGGCCACCCGCTCTTTGCCGCGCATCCGCTTCACCGGCGGCGCTGGCAGCGGCAAGACCTGGTTGGCGGTGGAGAAGGCCCGCGAGTTGTGCAAGTCAGGCAAGCGTGTGGGGCTTTTTTGCTACAACAAGGGCCTTGGCCTGTACCTGTCCAATCAGGTGGCGCACTGGAGAAGTGCAAGGCCCGCATTCACGGGCGAGTTCCATGAGTACGTGCTCTCGCTCGGCGTGCCGGCGGGTATCGGGCAGGACTATTTCGATATAGAGATGCCCCGGATGTTGAAGGAACTGGCCACGGCGTTGCCGGCGGATGAAAAATTCGACGCGATCATCGTCGATGAGGCACAGGACTTTGCGCCGGAGTGGTGGGACGCTTTGCGGGAATGCCTGAGGCACCCGGACAGCTCTGAAATCTACGCGTTTATGGACGACGGACAGGACGTGTACAAGCGGTGGGATTCGGCGATGGCCCTCAAGGACCTTGTTCCGATCCACATTGACGATAACCTGCGCAATACCAAGAAGATCGCCGAGACGTTCAAGAGCTTCGCCGGGGAAAAGTTCACCCCGCGTGGCAGTACCGGCCTGGCCGTGCGACGGGTTGAATGCTCGCCAGAGGACGCCATGGATGTGGCCAGCGACTGCGTTGATGCCCTCATCAATGATGGTTGGGCAAATAACCAGATCGCATTGTTGACAACCAATTCCCGCCACCCCATTCACCTTGGCTACTTCCAGGACAACACGATCGATGAGTACTGGCGCGAGTTCCACGCCAATGAAGGCGAGTTCTATGGCCACGTCTTGGGATTCAAGGGCCTGGAACGCTCCGTGGTGATCCTGTGCGTCAACGGCTTCAAGGAGATGGAAAGTGCCGCCGAGCGCCTCTATGTTGGGCTATCGCGCGCACGAACCTTGCTGGTCGTAGTTGGCGATTCAGAGCAGTTGCGTGAGGCCGGCGGAAACCAACTTGGCTTGGCCTTGTCCCGGGCACAGAAATGGGATCCCACAGCCAGGTGA
- a CDS encoding IS3 family transposase (programmed frameshift) encodes MSNRRKFSPEFKAEAVELLISSGRPIVQVAKEIGVSDGTLGNWVRAWKEDHPEASKDDPGPVEWAKYKALQAENAELKREIEFLGKSQCLLRREATIDDYYTFIWQEKANYKIDWMCQQLKVPRSSYYRWCKPAEPTPTQIRHEELTEEVCRVFEREKGMAGRDQITTILGHEGIPVAAGTVGAIMNKQGIRAVRMRAWKKTTVVDPAARTEHIKNHMLDADGRRDFTATVPGTKLVGDISYLKTGSGWLYLATVIDLATRMVVGWSMASHMRTELITDALTMARDHGRLHPGGAIFHSDRGAQYTSGAFQRWCAGNGITQSMGETGVCWDNSVAENFFSHLKTEMYHHHDFPNHLSARTAVMEYIESWYNRRRPHSNNQGLPPAQALTEYQNQINHAAA; translated from the exons ATGTCTAATCGTCGTAAGTTCAGCCCGGAGTTCAAGGCCGAGGCTGTTGAGTTGTTGATTTCCTCGGGCCGTCCGATCGTGCAGGTAGCTAAGGAAATTGGTGTCAGTGACGGCACGTTGGGGAACTGGGTGAGGGCCTGGAAGGAAGACCACCCGGAAGCGTCGAAGGATGATCCGGGCCCGGTGGAATGGGCGAAATACAAGGCGTTACAGGCGGAGAATGCTGAGCTGAAACGGGAGATCGAGTTCCTGG GGAAAAGTCAGTGCCTTCTTCGCCGCGAAGCAACGATAGACGATTACTACACGTTTATTTGGCAGGAGAAGGCCAACTACAAGATCGACTGGATGTGCCAGCAATTGAAGGTGCCCAGGTCCTCGTACTACCGCTGGTGCAAGCCGGCGGAACCTACCCCGACCCAGATCCGCCATGAAGAGCTCACCGAGGAGGTGTGCCGTGTGTTTGAGCGGGAGAAGGGCATGGCCGGGAGGGATCAAATCACCACGATCCTGGGCCATGAAGGCATCCCGGTCGCTGCGGGAACGGTCGGGGCGATCATGAACAAACAGGGCATCCGGGCAGTACGGATGCGGGCATGGAAGAAGACCACAGTGGTGGATCCTGCCGCGAGGACCGAACACATCAAGAACCACATGCTCGATGCCGACGGCAGGCGGGACTTCACTGCCACAGTGCCGGGAACAAAGCTCGTCGGGGATATTTCCTACCTGAAGACAGGGTCTGGGTGGCTGTACCTAGCCACGGTCATTGATTTGGCGACCCGAATGGTGGTGGGTTGGTCGATGGCATCGCACATGCGCACCGAGCTGATTACTGATGCACTTACCATGGCCCGGGACCATGGCCGCCTTCACCCGGGCGGGGCCATATTTCATTCCGATCGGGGCGCGCAATACACCTCGGGCGCTTTCCAACGGTGGTGCGCTGGGAACGGCATCACCCAGTCCATGGGTGAGACGGGTGTGTGCTGGGACAATTCCGTGGCCGAAAATTTCTTTTCGCACCTCAAGACCGAGATGTACCATCATCACGATTTTCCCAACCATCTGTCCGCTCGGACCGCGGTCATGGAATACATCGAGTCCTGGTACAACAGGCGCCGACCCCATAGCAACAATCAAGGCCTACCGCCGGCACAGGCCCTGACCGAATACCAGAATCAAATCAACCACGCAGCAGCGTAA